A window of Yoonia sp. SS1-5 genomic DNA:
AACGCGTCACCGCAGCATTGCGCGACGTAGGCATTGACAGCACAGCGCTAGAGATGAGCGCCGAGACGCGCACCGCCCAGCAAGCCGCCGATGCGGTCGGTTGTGCATTGGATCAGATCGCTAAATCAGTGATCTTTGTGGGGCAGGACAGCGGCAAGGCCGTCTTGTTCATCACCGCAGGTGGCAATCAGGTAGACGCAAACAAGGCAACGCAAGCCGCCCAGGAACCACTGGGCAAGGCCGATGCCGCGCTGATCCGGCAGCAAACCGGGTTTGCCATCGGTGGGGTCGCCCCAATCGGCCATCTGAACCCGATCCGGGCCTTTCTTGACCCGCGATTGCTGGAATTTGACGAGATTTTTGCCGCTGCCGGCACCCCGCGGCATGTTTTTCCCATTGATCCACGGCTTCTTTTGAAGATTTCAGACGCACAAGTCGCTGATTTTATTATAGATAAAAAGTAAATGTAAAAAACATTTACATAAGCTCTTGATGTGCGGCCCGACCACGCCAATATCTATTCATGTGAAAGGCATTCACATCACATAGATCCAACATCATAAAGGAGCCCACATAATGAACACCGCCACCCCACATTCCCCCATGGCCTATGATCGCCAGCCCGGATTTTTCAGCCGCGCCGAGATGTGGCTGGATGCACGTGGCAAAGGCGCCTGGATCGCCGCCATGGTTCTGGGCTTCATCTTTTTCTGGCCTGTTGGCCTCGCCCTTCTTGCCTACATGATCTGGAGCAAACGCATGTTCAACAAATCCTGCAACGCAATGACCCGCAGCCGTCCGCGGCATATGAGCAAATCCTCGGGCAACAGCGCATTTGACGCCTATAAGTCCGAAACCCTGCGCCGCCTGGAAGAAGAACAGGACAAGTTCGAAGACTTCCTGGAGCGTCTGCGCGAAGCCAAGGACAAGGCCGAGTTCGACCAGTTCATGAATGATCGCGCGAACGGGTCCCATCCGACGGACGACACCAAGGATGACGCCGCCTAATCAGCTGTGACATCCCTGCCAAGTGGCTTTCCCCGGCCGCTTGGCCCTTTTCCATTCCAAACGAGGACCGCAATGACCGCTTCATCCGCCCTGCCCGACCCCGCCCGCAACCCTGCCATCTATCGTGGTGTGGTGCTAAAGCGTGCGCTGGCATGGGTCTTTGACATGGTTCTGATTGTCATTCTGTGCGTCCTTATCCTGCCATTCACCGCGTTTCTGGGCGTTTTCTTTTTCCCGGTCCTGATGCTGGTGATTGGTTTCATCTACCGCTGGTTCACAATCGCGGCGGGCTCGGCCACCTGGGGCATGCAGATCGTGGGAATTACCTTGCGCGATCATCGGGCACGTCGGCTTAGCTCTGAGACCGCATTGCTGCATACGCTGGGCTATACGGTCAGCGTTGCGGTGGCCCCGCTTCAATTGATTTCAGTGCTGATGATGGTTTTCAGCAGCCGGAAACAGGGCCTCACGGATCACCTGCTGGGGACGGCGGCGATCAATCAGGCAGCCCAACAACCTGCAATTGTGTAGCGAAGCGCGAACATCCTTAACCCTGACTTAACGCGGGGGCTTGGCGGAACATAATTCGGTTGCTAATGTTTCCAAAATCGACCGGAAACCTCATGCGCCACACGCTCCCAATCGCACCGCAGTTCTATGTAACTGCGCCCCAGCCTTGCCCGTATCTTGAGGGCAGAATGGAGCGTAAGTTGTTCACTGCGTTGCAGGGCGACACAGCGGGCAAACTGAATGACGCCCTGTCCAAGCAAGGGTTTCGCCGCTCCCAGAACGTGCTTTACCGCCCATCATGCGCGGAATGTTCGGCATGTATGTCGGCCCGCATTGATGTTTCGCTGTTTTCGCATAGCCGCAGCCAGCGCCGGGTTCAGAAACGCGCCGATCATTTGCATCGCCGCGCGACCTCTCCCTGGGCCACGGAAGAACAATATGCCTTGTTCCGCGAATATCTTGACGGACGCCATGCGGCGGGTGGCATGGCTGACATGGACATGTTCGAATTTGCCGCCATGGTCGAGGAAACCCCGATCAAATCCCGGCTAATTGAATATACCGAAGATGAAAGCCTGCGCGCTGTTTGCCTGACGGATATCCTCGATGACGGGCTGTCGATGGTCTATTCCTTCTTTGACCCCGCGCTGGAACGGCTGTCGCTTGGGACTTACATCATCCTGGATCATATCGCGATTGCACGCGATCTTGGCCTGCCCTACGTCTATCTGGGCTATTGGGTGCCGGGCAGCCCCAAGATGAGCTACAAGGCGAAATTCAAGGGGCTGGAGGTCTATCGCAACGGCGCATGGCAACCGCTTTCTGATGCCAATACCTATGCAGCAGACATCCACCCGCTGTCGACCGATCCGATTGCCGAGCAAGTGGCCCGCATCAGCCTGCCGGATGTGCGCAGCTGACATAACAACCGACATCACGCTTTTTCTATTTTGGGGTTAGAAAAGGAGAGACGGTTTGACACGGATAACGTTGAAAAAACGTGCGCTGGAAACCTTGCGGCACGCCAATATCGGTCGGATTAACTTTCAATATGGTCGGTTGCATGTCTATCCGCACCAGTTTGCGCGGATCGCTGAACTGATCGAGGCCGATCATATCAGTTACAGATCCGCCAATGGAAACCACTACGATCCGACGCCCGAACGGGGCCAAAGACACTATATCGGCGTCCACTCTTCCCTGGGCCGCGACGAGAATGGCACCCTGGTTGCGGTGAACCCGTTCCTGCCCAGCAGTCGCGGAACCATCGTGCACGAGGCCTGTCATGCGACACATGACTATCAGCGTGTGACCGTCAGGCACGGCGACAGCATCCTGCCGCGCCAGTTTGAAGGGGCTGCAACACTTGCCGGCTGGATGACCGCCCTGCTTTGGGGGTTTGATCAGGCACCCAGCCCGCAAACGGACACGATGCGACTGGCCGCCGAAAAGGCGCGTCTGGTTCTTGATGGCACGATTGGCCCACGCATCGACGCCGATACGGTGCGCGAACTTGACGCGGCCGTCGCAACCGGTTCAGCGAATATGTATGTTTTCAACGGCACCTGATCAGTGCCGCTGAAATCTGCACAGCCCTTGGGTTCTAGTTCAACAGGTTCGGCACGATGGTCACGACACCGGGGAAGAACGCCAGCAAAAGAAGCCCCGCGACCTGAATGCCGATGAATGGCATGACCCCGCGATAAATCTGCCCCGTTGTGATGGTCTTGGGCGCCACCCCGCGCAGATAGAACAGCGCAAATCCAAAGGGCGGCGTCAGGAAGGAGGTCTGCAGGTTCACCGCAATCATGATCGTCACCCATTTGGGATCAAATGTGCCGCCATAGATCACTGGCCCCACAATCGGGATCACGATGTAAATGATCTCGAGGAAATCCAGCACAAAGCCCAACACGAACAGCACCAGCATGACCAGCAGGAAGACCTGCCATTCATTGTCGAATGATCGCAGGAATTGCTGGATGTAATGTTCCCCGCCAAACGAGATCAGGACAAGGTTCAACAGCTGCGATCCGATCAGGATGGTGAACACCATGGATGTGACTTTGGCCGTCTCGCGGACCACAGGCGCAAGGACGCCCCCGGACAACAGCACCCCGCACGACCATAGCAGCCCGAACATTGCAAAGAGGAAACACCCAAACGCCACCGCATAGGCGACCCGGTTTTCGAACAGAACAACCTCCTGCCCCAGGCGCATGTCGAAGTTGATCCCGATGATCAGCATCAGCACGATGGCAAAGGCGGTCAGCAGCACCATGCGCCCCGACCGTCCCTGATCCTGCAGCTTGCGATATGTGGCCAGCAGGATTGCACCACCCGCGCCAAGTGCCGCCGCCGGCGTCGGGTTGGTGATCCCGCCAAGGATCGACCCCAACACCGCAACAATCAGCACAAGCGGCGGAAAGACGACCCGCAGGATTTCATTGCTTGCCAGATAGTTGGCCGCAATATTCAGACCCGCAAAGGCCACCAGCAACGGAATGGCGATAATCAGTGTCGTCACCCCCGGTGTTGTCAGGGGCGAGATGAATATCACATCCGCCAGCAACATCAGAACGACACCAATTGCCCCCACCACCAGTGGCAGTTTGTCGGCCTGCGGGGCAACACCGCGCGCGACGCAGATCATCAGCCCCATCAGCAGTGCGGTCACGGCGATGCCTGTGCCAATCGGGGCCGCTGCTGCGACCTTTTCCACAACCAGCGCCGCCCGTTCTTCCGGTGCCAGTGCGCGGGCCTCTGCCACGCCGCCGGCCTCGTCGATCTCGGCCTGTTGGGCAAGGGCCGCGTTCCACGCCTCTTCCCCATGCAGATCAATCATCGAGGCCTGACACTCTTCGCTGACGCGGGTCCGCAGGGATGCGGTTTGTCCGGCATCCGTAAAGCTGTCGACAATCACCGATTGGCTGCCAACCAGGCCCACCTGCCCAAACCCGATGGTCAGCGCGATCAATGCAACAGGCACCCCAAGAAGCCATGTCAAACCATGATTGGGTGGGGCCGCATGCCGCGAAACCGCGTCACCCAATTGTACGGGCGGGGCCTTGGACGGGTTGAGCATCGCAAAGCCAAACGCATAGGCCGCATAAAGCGCCGCGAGCAGAATGCCCGGCAGCAAAGCCGCCTGAAACAAGGTTCCCACGGAGACGACCGCGGGCTCACCCAGATAGGTCAGCGCGTCGGAACAGCCCGCCATGCGCGCCCGGTCTTCCTGTGCGGCGGAATACAGATCCCCCGCCAGGGTCCCCAGCAACACGATCACGATGGATGGCGGAATGATCTGCCCCAACGTGCCGGACGCCGCGATAACGCCGGTGGACAATTGCGGCGAATACCCGTTCTTGAGCATCGTCGGCAAGGCCAACAGCCCCATGGTCACAACGGTCGCGCCCACAATACCGGTCGAGGCCGCCAGAAATGCCCCGACGATAACAATCGACACGGCCAGACCACCGGGAAGCGGGCCAAAAACCTTGGCCATTGTGGTCAGCAATTCATCCGCGATGCGGGACCGTTCCAGCACGATCCCCATCATCACGAACATCAGCACCGCCAGCAGGGTCTCAATCGACTGCCCGGCCAGTACCCGTTCATTCATCCGGTTGACCAGAAAGCCCACGTTCCGGTCCAAGGCGACTTCCCAGCCTTGCGGGAACAGCACGTCCTCGTATCGGGGCAGTTCAGGGTATCGGAAGACGGATATCGCGTCGGGCCTGACCCCTTCGGCGATCAGGGCAGCATATTCCGACGATCCGGTATCAACGGCCGCGTGAATAAGCATCCCCGAGCTGTCGAGCGCGGCGATGATCGCAAATGAAATCACCGCCGATCCGCCAATTGCAAAGGCCACAGGGAAGCCTGAAAGAATGCCCGCAAACAACGTCAGAAAGACGATGATGATGCCGACCTCAATGCCATCTAGTCCGAAAAGCATGTCTGTACCGCCCCGCCTTTAGTGAATTTTTGCGACCAATTCGGCGGTAGGATCGCCGATTGGGTCTTTATCAAGATATTTGCCTTCGCTCTCTTCGCCCTCGATCAGTTCGAGATAAGAGCGATAGAAGAACGCAACCGCCTGCAGAAGAACAAGCGCGGTGAACGCGATCAGCAGGACCTTAAAGAGGAAATAGGCGTTGAAGCCATTTGGCGAGAAGCCGATTGTCTCGACGTTCCAGCGCAAGGCGCGGGCCTTGGTCAACAGCCGATCAAGCGTGTCCGATGCGGACGGGTTCGGCACAACAAGGTGGCGCCACAAGAAGAACCAGCCATAGAGCCATGTCAGAATGGCCGCAGGGATCATGAACAGCAAAGACCCGATCATGTCGATGATCCGCTTGGTCCGGTGGCTGACGGCGGAATAAATCAGGTCAACCCGCACATGCCCGCCTTGGACAAATGTGTATGTCACACACATGCACACGATCATCGCATTGTAGAATTTCAGCTCTTCGGCCCACCAGCTGACGTCTTTCGAGAAGGCAACGCCGAAGCCCATGCTGATTTCCGAGACGGCGAATACCCGTTGCATGAAGATGATCACGATCTGCTGCAGAACCATCAGCAAGCCAGCCCAGGCAAAAAAGCGCCCCACCCCGTTTGCGATGCTTTCCAGCACCCAGACACAGCCCCACATGAACTGGTTCTTGATCAGACCAATCACCGTCACCACGAGGAAAATGGCAAGAACGACAAAGAAGAACTCGACCGAGGCACCATAGTAGATAAAGCGCATCAGCGCCTCTTTGATCTCAACCTCGGGCATGTTGCCGTTGGTATATGGCAGCCAGGCCAGCCACAGGTCAGGGTGCAAGAGCGCATAGAACAAATTGTAAAATGCTTCGATCAGGTGCGCAAAGAACCAGCCAACAGCCGTTCCGCCCCATGCATCTACCAAGCCCATATGGAATGTCCCCCCAATTTTCTTGTCGTAGGCAAGACGCGATCTCCCCCTTCGCGCCTTTGTGGCAAGAGCGCTTTTGCACCATGCAAAGCGCTCTTGCCTTGATCTAGATCATCAAAATCTTGATGATTTGCGCAGGCTTAGCCCATCACACGGTCACGCTGAGCACGGTAAGCGCCCTCGGATTGCGTGATCCAGCCGGATGAGGCTGCCATGGATGCGTTATACGAGGCGCGCAGACGGTCATAGATGTCGTCGCCGTTGTACTGATCCATCGTTTCACGTGCGGCCGAGCCCATCGCATCCCAGACAGTGTCAGGGAATTCCAGAACCTTCACGCCGCCAGCCTGCAGACGCTGCAAGGCTGCACCATTGCTGTCCATGAACTGGGCCAGGTTCCACTGATGCGCTTCGCCTGCTGCGATCTCGATGATCTTCTGATGCTCGGGGCTGAGGCTTTCGAACACTTCAAGGTTCGTGGCCAGCGACAGGGCCGCACCCGGCTCGTGCATACCAGCAGTGTAGTAGAACTTGGTGATTTCCTGGAAACCGGCCTTTTCGTCTGCCCATGGGCCGATCCACTCGGTGCCGTCAATCGCACCGGAGGCCAGCGCCTGATACACTTCTGCACCTGGCAGGTTTTGCACCGATGCGCCCATCTTACCCAGCGCTTCGCCACCCAGACCGGGCATGCGGAACTTCAGACCCTGGAAATCTGCCGGGCCTGTGATCTCTTTCGAGAACCAGCCGCCAGCCTGCGGGCCCGTATTCCCGGCGAGGAAGGATTTCAGACCAAAGATCTGCCCAAGCTCGTCATGGAAGTCACGCCCTTCGCCGTGATAATACCAGTTGCTGATTTCCTGTGGGGTCATGCCGAACGGCACAGATGTGAAGAACGCATAACCAGGATGCTGGTTGATGAAGTAGTAGTCCGCACCGTGATACATGTCGGCCTGACCGGATGTGACCGCATCAAACACTTCGAATGCGCCAACAAGTTCGCCAGCGGCTTTCAGGTCGATGGTCAGTGATCCACCGGACATCGCGGTGATCGTGTCGGCGGCGCGCTGTGCGGCGTCATGCACACCGGCAAGGCCACGGCCCCATGTGGTCACAAGTGTCAGCGTCCGGTTGCCCTGTGCATATGCCGGTGCGGCAAGTGACGTTGCCGCTGCTGCACCGCCACCAAGCGCGGAATTTTTCAGAAAAGAACGACGATCCATTAAAAACCTCCCAAATATTTTGCGTGTCGGGCCCGCAGGCGCAGGCGCACGACAGATCGTTACGTAGCGCTGACACTAACGCGAGGATGGGTGATGTAAAATACGTAGTTCTGCGTAGAAACCCGGCTTTTGTCAGATTTACTGACCAATTTGAGGCCCAGTTGCGGCGCTAACAGCCGCGTGCTGTCGAATCAGACTGCGGAATGCCATTTGATTCGACGCTGATTCCCGCGTAACGATTCTGCGCATGACCAGAGTGACCTCCCGGCTCCGCGACAGGCTTGCAATCAGCTATGGACAGAAAATATTTCTTCTGGCCACACTCCCCCTGATTGCAGCGGTTTTCCTGATATTCCTTGTGGTTACAAATCAATCCCGACAGCTGGCCGAGGGCGAGATCCAGACCCTTGAGACCCAGTTGATCGAAACCAAGCGGGAGGAGTTGAGGAACTACCTGTCAATTGCCCGCACGGCCTTTGTGAACACCTATGGCCGCGCCGCACCCGATGATGCGCAGGCCAAACTTGCCGTCACGCGCGAATTGGCTGCGATGCTCTACGGGCAGGACGGCTATTTCTTTGTGTTTGACTATGATGGCAACAATCTTGTGGCCCCCCGCCAGACCTATCTGATCGGGCGCAACTGGTCCGGCCTAACCGACCGCAATGGCATCCCCATCACCGATGAACTGATCCGTATTGCCCGCACCGGCGGTGGCTATCACAGCTTTGACTGGCCCAAACCATCGACCGGGGAAACCGGTCGCATGGTTGTCTACGTCAATGGCCTGCAGGATTGGCAATGGGCTATTGGCACCGGGGTTTTTATCGACGACGTGTTGGAAAACGTGGCTGCGGCCCGGGCCGACGTGGAGGCCCGGATCACCCGGACCTCCTACTATATCGTCGGGATCACGGTTGCCGCCCTCATGGCCGTCTTCACCACCGGCATGTTTCTGAACATCCGCGAGCGGCGGCTGGCAGATGCAAAGCTCAAGGACCTCACCCAGCGCATTATCGACACCCAAGAGGAAGAGCGCGGGCGCGTGGCGCGCGAATTGCATGACGGGATCAGTCAGATGCTGGTAGGCGTTCGCTACGCGCTGGAACTGGCCCGCCGCAAGATGGGCGATACCGGCCACAGTCTGGACAAGGGCATCGCGGGGCTTGGGTCGGCCATACAAGAGGTTCGCCGGATCAGCCGCGACCTGCGCCCCGGCGCGCTGGATGATCTGGGCCTCGGCCCCGCCATCAAGACCCTCAGCGAAGATTTCATGGCCCGGACGGATATTTCCACCGCATTCGAAACCGTCGTCTTCCGCAACCGCCTGGACGAAGAGGCGCGCATCGCCTTGTACCGGATTGCGCAGGAGGCCCTGACCAATGTCGAACGTCACGCCGGCGCAAGCCATGTTGATATCAGCCTCAAAGGCCATCGCAGCGGGGCGATGCTGCGGGTCAGCGACAATGGTCGCGGGATGCCTTGGCCGCAATCCGCCCGCAAGACGACAGGCCTTGGCCTGCGCAACATGCAAGAGCGGATCGAGCAATTGGGTGGGACGCTGCGCATTCTGTCATCAACCTCAGGCACCGTGATCGAGGCCCAGGTCCCCCTGACCCATATGCTGAGCCCGCAAAAGAAAAAGGAAAGCGCATGACGACCCGCGTTTTGATCGTGGATGATCATCCCATGGTCACCGAAGGCATTCAGGCCATTTTGGAAACCTATGACGATATCAGCGTTGTGGGAACGTTGAATAACGGCCAAGAGGCTGTTGATAAAATTACGGAAATGGCCCCTGATGTTGTACTTCTTGACCTCAATATGCCCGGCCTGTCCGGCCTGAACGCGACCGAGATGATCCTCGAAAAACGCCCCGAAACGCGGATTTTGATCCTGTCGATGCATGACAGCCCGGAATATATCTCGACCGCACTTAGCCATGGCGCGCGCGGCTATGTCCTGAAAGATGTGCCAACCGATGAAATTCAGACCGCTATTGAAACGGTCATGCGGGGCGAGAAATATCTGTGCACCGGGGCCAAGGGCTCGCTAACCCCCAAGATCAGCGATGGGCGCGAAGCCCTGACAAGCCGCGAACAGACGATCCTGCTGGAACTGGCCCAGGGTAAATCAAACAAGCAGGTGGCCGCTGGATTGAATATCTCGGTGCGCACGGTCGAGACACATCGCAACAATATCAAACGCAAGCTTGGGATCAGCTCTACCGCCGGGCTGACCCGCTATGCGCTGGAACATGGGGTATTGCAGGGAACAGGCATTTAGCGGCCCTGTTCCGGCCGGCCAAGTCTTTGCAACGCCTCTTGCAGAATGGCGAATGTGGTCTGGAACTTCGGGGCGATACGGGGTGTAACCGTGTCATCAGTTGCGCGGCCCCCTCGCCCCGGTTGTCGCATCACGCTACACGCAGTTTCCGGCATCAAGGCCTCAAGGACCCATCATGACAAATACCCCACTCGACAAAGATATGCTGGTTCAACGCATTCGTGCCAACATGAAAAATGCAGGCAAGCTTCGCTATCAACGCGC
This region includes:
- a CDS encoding TRAP transporter substrate-binding protein, which gives rise to MDRRSFLKNSALGGGAAAATSLAAPAYAQGNRTLTLVTTWGRGLAGVHDAAQRAADTITAMSGGSLTIDLKAAGELVGAFEVFDAVTSGQADMYHGADYYFINQHPGYAFFTSVPFGMTPQEISNWYYHGEGRDFHDELGQIFGLKSFLAGNTGPQAGGWFSKEITGPADFQGLKFRMPGLGGEALGKMGASVQNLPGAEVYQALASGAIDGTEWIGPWADEKAGFQEITKFYYTAGMHEPGAALSLATNLEVFESLSPEHQKIIEIAAGEAHQWNLAQFMDSNGAALQRLQAGGVKVLEFPDTVWDAMGSAARETMDQYNGDDIYDRLRASYNASMAASSGWITQSEGAYRAQRDRVMG
- a CDS encoding DUF2852 domain-containing protein produces the protein MNTATPHSPMAYDRQPGFFSRAEMWLDARGKGAWIAAMVLGFIFFWPVGLALLAYMIWSKRMFNKSCNAMTRSRPRHMSKSSGNSAFDAYKSETLRRLEEEQDKFEDFLERLREAKDKAEFDQFMNDRANGSHPTDDTKDDAA
- a CDS encoding cache domain-containing protein → MTRVTSRLRDRLAISYGQKIFLLATLPLIAAVFLIFLVVTNQSRQLAEGEIQTLETQLIETKREELRNYLSIARTAFVNTYGRAAPDDAQAKLAVTRELAAMLYGQDGYFFVFDYDGNNLVAPRQTYLIGRNWSGLTDRNGIPITDELIRIARTGGGYHSFDWPKPSTGETGRMVVYVNGLQDWQWAIGTGVFIDDVLENVAAARADVEARITRTSYYIVGITVAALMAVFTTGMFLNIRERRLADAKLKDLTQRIIDTQEEERGRVARELHDGISQMLVGVRYALELARRKMGDTGHSLDKGIAGLGSAIQEVRRISRDLRPGALDDLGLGPAIKTLSEDFMARTDISTAFETVVFRNRLDEEARIALYRIAQEALTNVERHAGASHVDISLKGHRSGAMLRVSDNGRGMPWPQSARKTTGLGLRNMQERIEQLGGTLRILSSTSGTVIEAQVPLTHMLSPQKKKESA
- a CDS encoding YbaK/EbsC family protein, which produces MSKSLKRVTAALRDVGIDSTALEMSAETRTAQQAADAVGCALDQIAKSVIFVGQDSGKAVLFITAGGNQVDANKATQAAQEPLGKADAALIRQQTGFAIGGVAPIGHLNPIRAFLDPRLLEFDEIFAAAGTPRHVFPIDPRLLLKISDAQVADFIIDKK
- a CDS encoding TRAP transporter large permease subunit codes for the protein MLFGLDGIEVGIIIVFLTLFAGILSGFPVAFAIGGSAVISFAIIAALDSSGMLIHAAVDTGSSEYAALIAEGVRPDAISVFRYPELPRYEDVLFPQGWEVALDRNVGFLVNRMNERVLAGQSIETLLAVLMFVMMGIVLERSRIADELLTTMAKVFGPLPGGLAVSIVIVGAFLAASTGIVGATVVTMGLLALPTMLKNGYSPQLSTGVIAASGTLGQIIPPSIVIVLLGTLAGDLYSAAQEDRARMAGCSDALTYLGEPAVVSVGTLFQAALLPGILLAALYAAYAFGFAMLNPSKAPPVQLGDAVSRHAAPPNHGLTWLLGVPVALIALTIGFGQVGLVGSQSVIVDSFTDAGQTASLRTRVSEECQASMIDLHGEEAWNAALAQQAEIDEAGGVAEARALAPEERAALVVEKVAAAAPIGTGIAVTALLMGLMICVARGVAPQADKLPLVVGAIGVVLMLLADVIFISPLTTPGVTTLIIAIPLLVAFAGLNIAANYLASNEILRVVFPPLVLIVAVLGSILGGITNPTPAAALGAGGAILLATYRKLQDQGRSGRMVLLTAFAIVLMLIIGINFDMRLGQEVVLFENRVAYAVAFGCFLFAMFGLLWSCGVLLSGGVLAPVVRETAKVTSMVFTILIGSQLLNLVLISFGGEHYIQQFLRSFDNEWQVFLLVMLVLFVLGFVLDFLEIIYIVIPIVGPVIYGGTFDPKWVTIMIAVNLQTSFLTPPFGFALFYLRGVAPKTITTGQIYRGVMPFIGIQVAGLLLLAFFPGVVTIVPNLLN
- a CDS encoding response regulator transcription factor → MTTRVLIVDDHPMVTEGIQAILETYDDISVVGTLNNGQEAVDKITEMAPDVVLLDLNMPGLSGLNATEMILEKRPETRILILSMHDSPEYISTALSHGARGYVLKDVPTDEIQTAIETVMRGEKYLCTGAKGSLTPKISDGREALTSREQTILLELAQGKSNKQVAAGLNISVRTVETHRNNIKRKLGISSTAGLTRYALEHGVLQGTGI
- a CDS encoding TRAP transporter small permease subunit, translated to MGLVDAWGGTAVGWFFAHLIEAFYNLFYALLHPDLWLAWLPYTNGNMPEVEIKEALMRFIYYGASVEFFFVVLAIFLVVTVIGLIKNQFMWGCVWVLESIANGVGRFFAWAGLLMVLQQIVIIFMQRVFAVSEISMGFGVAFSKDVSWWAEELKFYNAMIVCMCVTYTFVQGGHVRVDLIYSAVSHRTKRIIDMIGSLLFMIPAAILTWLYGWFFLWRHLVVPNPSASDTLDRLLTKARALRWNVETIGFSPNGFNAYFLFKVLLIAFTALVLLQAVAFFYRSYLELIEGEESEGKYLDKDPIGDPTAELVAKIH
- a CDS encoding arginyltransferase; the encoded protein is MRHTLPIAPQFYVTAPQPCPYLEGRMERKLFTALQGDTAGKLNDALSKQGFRRSQNVLYRPSCAECSACMSARIDVSLFSHSRSQRRVQKRADHLHRRATSPWATEEQYALFREYLDGRHAAGGMADMDMFEFAAMVEETPIKSRLIEYTEDESLRAVCLTDILDDGLSMVYSFFDPALERLSLGTYIILDHIAIARDLGLPYVYLGYWVPGSPKMSYKAKFKGLEVYRNGAWQPLSDANTYAADIHPLSTDPIAEQVARISLPDVRS
- a CDS encoding RDD family protein; translation: MTASSALPDPARNPAIYRGVVLKRALAWVFDMVLIVILCVLILPFTAFLGVFFFPVLMLVIGFIYRWFTIAAGSATWGMQIVGITLRDHRARRLSSETALLHTLGYTVSVAVAPLQLISVLMMVFSSRKQGLTDHLLGTAAINQAAQQPAIV